From a single Paenibacillus sp. FSL W8-0426 genomic region:
- a CDS encoding fumarylacetoacetate hydrolase family protein, with translation MRIIRFLDGQQKWLAAVTDDEKAYRLPQADFMTLIYQARERGISPVQLVESAFKPLNELSGDWTSLHLITPVEAPEVWAAGVTYQRSREARNYEATDGKLDANTFYDKVYDAERPEIFFKSTAARTVGPNEAVTLRSDSTWQIPEPELGLVLAADGTIAGYIVGNDMSCRDIEGDNPLYLPQAKIWRSSCSIGPAIRLAETVRNPYDLNIVCEIFRDGELVVKSEASTSELNRKLDELVSFLARDNDLFDGTVLLTGTNIVPPNDFTLESGDRIEISISGIGTLVNPVISN, from the coding sequence ATGAGAATTATTCGATTTCTGGATGGACAACAGAAGTGGCTGGCAGCAGTTACGGATGATGAAAAAGCCTATCGTTTGCCGCAAGCAGATTTCATGACGCTGATCTATCAAGCAAGGGAGCGGGGAATTTCTCCGGTTCAACTGGTTGAAAGCGCTTTTAAACCGCTGAACGAGCTGAGCGGCGACTGGACTTCCCTGCACCTGATCACACCCGTGGAAGCTCCGGAAGTATGGGCGGCGGGTGTAACTTATCAGCGGAGCAGGGAAGCGCGAAACTATGAAGCAACGGATGGCAAGCTGGATGCGAACACCTTTTACGACAAGGTATATGATGCAGAACGTCCCGAGATCTTCTTCAAATCCACAGCAGCCCGCACCGTTGGACCGAATGAAGCGGTTACCCTTCGCAGCGATTCCACTTGGCAGATCCCGGAGCCAGAGCTCGGACTGGTGCTTGCCGCAGATGGCACCATTGCGGGATACATCGTGGGCAATGACATGAGCTGCCGGGACATTGAAGGGGATAACCCGCTCTATCTGCCGCAGGCCAAAATATGGCGCAGTTCCTGCTCGATCGGTCCGGCGATTCGTCTGGCGGAAACGGTCCGGAATCCTTATGACCTTAACATCGTCTGCGAAATATTCCGCGATGGGGAATTGGTGGTGAAGAGTGAGGCCAGTACAAGTGAATTAAACCGAAAGCTGGATGAACTGGTTTCCTTTTTAGCAAGAGACAACGATTTGTTTGACGGCACGGTTCTACTGACAGGTACCAATATTGTACCGCCCAATGATTTTACGCTTGAATCCGGAGACCGTATTGAAATATCCATAAGCGGGATTGGGACTCTCGTTAATCCTGTCATTTCAAACTAG